Proteins from one Bacteroides mediterraneensis genomic window:
- a CDS encoding RagB/SusD family nutrient uptake outer membrane protein, which translates to MKKITSTLLLSLGITGGILTSCDIDRFPNNYMATEQVAENQEILFDNMLNGMYAQLKTWSDPMHRLGEYAGDNMMIRGASTDAFYEFITYSRTPDNYRLQNFWDYGYKAIAQASNIIKMAGQTDDSAIRSKLGECYYVRGMMYFYLCRAFGRPYYQAPDKNLGVPIVNGTPDEATISNLSLPDRSTVKETYQQAINDLRTAEQLITTSFQNADFASKEAAQAMLSRVYLYMSGTYENPNTEYADSARYYADLVIQSPNFHLVSREDYMKSPRTAPENYPEDIFVIKRLAADFPGDEYYYTIGGMYSNLGGMGWGEMYASAKYLDLLNETKRNDWRKGDDGIVDARAKFIEPQYATDDNGNYTEVLRFITPNATGTGYAYVQLPVNDTYTECYTVDENGNPKDKYAITPYTTGRTADEQYYTINYGGASYVGVIDYQMSLNNGYPMFYITKCSREDNLESQLHSPIISRLDEMYLNRAEAYVKLGQLEKARADINTIRTRAINDQAAYDATTFAANAAQLVDKERQLELAYQAERSYDVFRNGGTLTRQYPGPHPISDVPATDYRVTYYIPQTAINSYPSGSTLTQNPTSDGGVITH; encoded by the coding sequence ATGAAAAAGATAACTTCAACCCTACTTTTATCCCTCGGTATCACAGGAGGAATACTCACATCTTGTGACATAGATAGATTCCCTAATAATTATATGGCGACAGAGCAGGTAGCAGAAAACCAGGAGATACTTTTCGACAACATGTTGAACGGTATGTACGCACAGCTGAAAACCTGGTCAGACCCTATGCACCGTCTTGGTGAATATGCCGGCGACAACATGATGATCCGTGGCGCCTCAACCGACGCATTTTATGAATTCATCACTTATTCACGTACCCCCGACAACTATCGTCTGCAGAATTTCTGGGACTATGGATACAAAGCCATTGCACAGGCTTCCAATATCATCAAAATGGCCGGACAGACAGACGACTCAGCTATCAGGAGCAAGCTGGGAGAATGTTACTACGTGCGAGGGATGATGTATTTCTACCTGTGCCGGGCCTTCGGACGCCCCTACTACCAGGCACCCGACAAGAACCTGGGAGTACCTATCGTCAATGGAACACCGGATGAAGCAACAATCAGCAACCTGTCTTTACCCGACCGTTCTACGGTTAAAGAAACCTACCAGCAGGCCATCAACGATTTGCGTACAGCGGAACAGCTGATTACCACCTCGTTCCAAAATGCGGATTTTGCTTCCAAAGAAGCGGCCCAGGCCATGTTGTCACGTGTATATCTCTATATGAGCGGCACTTATGAAAATCCCAACACGGAATATGCGGACTCCGCACGCTACTATGCCGATTTGGTAATCCAATCTCCCAACTTCCATCTGGTATCGCGTGAAGACTATATGAAATCACCGCGGACAGCCCCCGAAAACTATCCGGAAGATATTTTCGTCATCAAACGTCTGGCAGCCGACTTCCCTGGCGATGAATACTACTACACCATTGGAGGTATGTACTCCAACCTTGGAGGTATGGGATGGGGCGAAATGTATGCCAGCGCCAAATACCTTGACCTGTTGAACGAAACCAAACGTAACGACTGGAGAAAAGGAGATGACGGAATCGTGGATGCAAGAGCCAAATTCATTGAACCTCAATACGCCACAGACGACAACGGAAACTATACCGAGGTATTGCGTTTCATCACTCCGAATGCAACGGGTACCGGATATGCTTATGTACAGCTTCCGGTGAACGACACCTATACGGAATGTTATACAGTAGACGAGAACGGCAATCCGAAAGACAAATATGCCATCACTCCTTATACGACAGGCAGAACGGCTGACGAACAGTACTACACCATCAACTACGGGGGTGCAAGCTACGTCGGTGTCATTGATTATCAGATGTCACTCAACAATGGCTATCCGATGTTCTACATTACCAAGTGTTCTCGGGAAGATAACCTGGAATCACAGCTACATTCACCCATTATCTCCCGCCTGGATGAAATGTACCTGAACCGTGCAGAGGCCTATGTAAAACTGGGACAGCTTGAAAAAGCAAGAGCCGATATCAACACCATACGTACACGAGCCATCAATGACCAAGCCGCTTACGATGCCACTACATTCGCAGCCAACGCAGCCCAACTGGTTGACAAAGAACGCCAGCTGGAACTGGCTTACCAGGCCGAACGCAGCTATGATGTGTTCCGTAACGGAGGCACACTGACCCGACAGTATCCGGGACCTCATCCGATAAGTGACGTACCTGCCACGGATTATCGGGTGACCTATTACATTCCACAGACAGCCATCAACTCTTATCCGAGCGGAAGCACCCTGACACAGAATCCGACCAGTGACGGAGGTGTAATTACGCATTGA
- the tnpB gene encoding IS66 family insertion sequence element accessory protein TnpB (TnpB, as the term is used for proteins encoded by IS66 family insertion elements, is considered an accessory protein, since TnpC, encoded by a neighboring gene, is a DDE family transposase.), producing MWSLDSCLHLWVCQHPVSMRYGIRGLTQMIWSWKGHSPASGNVYVFFSQDRKTMKALKWDGDGFLMYTKRLSQGRFREVLKNGDGSVRRFQWDDFYMLMRGLTPVKVTVEERFRMAAR from the coding sequence ATGTGGAGCCTTGATTCATGTCTGCATCTGTGGGTCTGTCAGCATCCTGTATCCATGCGTTATGGCATCCGTGGTCTGACACAAATGATATGGTCGTGGAAAGGACATTCTCCGGCTTCGGGGAATGTATATGTGTTTTTCTCACAGGACCGTAAGACCATGAAGGCATTAAAATGGGACGGCGACGGTTTTTTGATGTACACTAAAAGACTGTCCCAAGGGCGTTTCCGTGAGGTGCTGAAAAACGGTGATGGCAGCGTCCGCAGGTTTCAATGGGATGACTTCTACATGCTGATGAGGGGGCTCACACCTGTAAAAGTAACTGTCGAAGAACGCTTTAGAATGGCTGCAAGGTAG